One Archocentrus centrarchus isolate MPI-CPG fArcCen1 chromosome 14, fArcCen1, whole genome shotgun sequence DNA window includes the following coding sequences:
- the sowahaa gene encoding ankyrin repeat domain-containing protein SOWAHA: MVLSQESILSLLIEEGGRVKKSDLVDKFRGSLDSVDPEEKERNREVFKTFVNNVATVKEIDGERYVVLKKTYQYLLEGPQSSLVKSENEEIPLTGEQQRPPPQTGNSEDLEEANESSDHPTEMLSPIEQALQRSKYASVRLKRALNVEVHQQNRNESNCSNQPIKSKPYALPLRMPPSTTKVETHKLKEDTDEPKEHPKPDAFRDKRRMPSVERGSCTGSPQPRRAAKSTKASEEHKDTRIPSVVPLEQSEHDWLVKCAAGHWSQVYGLLLRDNQLAEKKDFMSGFTALHWAAKCGNSDMLVKIINTARQGGVHIDVNVKTHGGYTPLHIAALHDKHYIIGILVKEYDANISIRDNYGKKAYHYLHKDVAESVREMLCKPKGQSAQDSAVHEKDELDSFPDLPKGLHSISRLFQPNVTGHKKKHKQRPGLFSLNDDPSEEGEDSGGGFRNRPMSDVFM, encoded by the coding sequence ATGGTTTTGTCGCAAGAATCCATCCTGTCTTTGCTCATAGAGGAGGGGGGCAGAGTGAAGAAATCCGACTTGGTTGATAAGTTCAGAGGTTCGCTGGATTCCGTCGATCCCGAAGAAAAAGAACGGAACAGGGAGGTTTTCAAGACCTTTGTCAACAATGTTGCCACTGTGAAAGAAATCGACGGTGAACGGTATGTTGTCCTGAAGAAAACCTATCAGTACTTGCTGGAAGGTCCGCAGAGCTCTCTGGTCAAGTCTGAAAATGAAGAGATCCCGCTGACAGGTGAGCAGCAGCGCCCACCTCCGCAGACTGGAAACTCCGAGGATCTGGAAGAGGCGAATGAAAGCAGTGACCATCCGACAGAAATGCTTTCTCCCATAGAGCAGGCACTGCAGAGGAGTAAATATGCAAGTGTGAGACTTAAAAGGGCGCTGAATGTTGAGGTCCACCAGCAGAATAGAAATGAAAGTAACTGCTCAAATCAGCCCATCAAGAGCAAACCATATGCCTTGCCTCTGAGAATGCCCCCCAGCACCACTAAAGTGGAGACCCACAAACTTAAGGAGGACACAGATGAACCTAAAGAACACCCAAAACCAGATGCTTTCAGGGACAAGAGAAGGATGCCTTCAGTGGAGAGGGGAAGTTGCACCGGCTCACCGCAGCCGAGGAGGGCAGCGAAGAGCACCAAGGCATCAGAGGAGCACAAAGACACTAGGATTCCCTCTGTGGTTCCCCTGGAGCAGTCAGAGCATGATTGGCTGGTCAAGTGTGCTGCCGGCCACTGGAGCCAGGTTTACGGCCTGCTGCTCAGAGACAACCAGCTGGCCGAGAAGAAGGACTTCATGTCAGGGTTCACTGCTCTGCACTGGGCAGCCAAGTGCGGGAACAGTGACATGCTTGTGAAGATCATCAACACAGCCAGGCAAGGAGGAGTTCACATTGACGTGAATGTAAAAACACATGGTGGCTACACGCCTTTACACATTGCTGCTTTGCATGACAAGCACTACATCATTGGCATACTGGTGAAGGAGTACGACGCCAATATAAGCATCAGGGAcaactatgggaagaaggcctACCACTACCTTCACAAAGACGTTGCTGAGAGCGTGAGAGAGATGCTTTGTAAGCCCAAAGGCCAGTCGGCACAGGACAGTGCCGTGCATGAGAAGGATGAGCTGGATTCATTCCCGGATCTCCCCAAGGGCCTGCATTCAATAAGCCGCCTCTTTCAGCCAAACGTGACAGGCCACAAGAAGAAGCACAAGCAGCGGCCGGGATTGTTCTCCCTGAACGACGACCCCAGCGAGGAAGGAGAAGACAGCGGCGGCGGCTTCAGGAACAGGCCCATGTCAGATGTTTTCATGTGA